The genomic window GACCCTTGGGGGAATAATTACTTTTTTGATACTGACTACGATATTGACCCTGGCGCCGGGCAAAAGTGGGCGGCAGTTGTAGGTTCATTTGGCCCTAACGGAGTTGGTCAAAACGTTTATGACAGTGATAATATTTTTTTAGTTTTAAGTGTCGGGGAGTGAATAAGTTAAGTTTTGGCAAACACAGGCACTATAAAGGCAAAGATTATGAAGTGATAGCGTTGGACAAGCATAGAGAAACGCTTGAAGATTTGGTCGTTTACAAAAGTTTATACGGCAATAATCAAATTTGGGTTCGACCGCTAAAAATGTTTTTAGAAAAAGTTGAATACCAAGGCAAACAGGTGCATAGGTTTAAAAAAATTTCAAAGTAAAATGAATCGGCCCGGGCGTCCACAAGGGAAGCCCGGGCCTAGGGAGGCTGTGTCTTACAATCCGGCGCGCGCCGTATTGGTGCCGAAGTTGCACTGAGCTGTAAACCTCCCGAAGACTTCGGGACCAGTGTCCCACAGCTTTGTGCCGCCGTTGTAGTTTTGGAACGTGACAGCGGCGCGCTCACAACCATCGATGGGTTCCTGGCGGTCCACACCGAGAACACGTAGAGTCGCGTTTCCGATGCACCGGTTGGCGTCATCCCCCCAACAGCATCTCACCGTCACCTGCCTGCCCTGGTCCTTGAGTGCGTCGATGAACTCATCCAGCGATGGCAGATCGCTTAGGTGTATAATGCGGGGCCTGCATGTGGCCTGAGTCTTCATATGGTCTCTTAACATGCCCCAGTGGGCACCGTAGTGCCCGTTCGGGCATAATATCCGATCCCCAACGACCGGAATTACCTAGCTTTATAAATGAAAAAATTAAAAATGTCAACGCTAGCAGGGTATGACAGTAAAGCATTTTTTTGCTAAACTAGTGGCAATATGATTGTGATTTTAAATTTTGGCGGACAATACATTCATCTTATTGCCAGGCGCGTGAGAGAAATGGGAGTGTATAGTGAAATTGTTCCGCACAATATCAGTGCGCAAAAGCTAAAATCATTAAAACCAGAAGGCATTATATTATCCGGCGGCCCGGCTTCAGTGTACGCTAAAAATGCGCCCCAACCAAACAAAGCTATTTTTAAGCTGGGAATACCCATGCTCGGTATTTGTTACGGACACCAATTAATTGCCCGTTATAACGGCGCTCATGTTGACCCGTCTGCACTTGGTAGATTTGGTAAGATTCAAATGACTGTTAACAATAAGTCAGGTTTACTTAAGTCACTTAAAGGCAAAGAGCAAGTTTGGTTTTCAAATTATGATGTCGTCACAGCAGTTCCTAAAACTTTTAAAGTGACAGCCAAAACAACTTCTTGTCCGGTGGCAGTAATGGAAAGCCAGAGTAAAAAGCAGTACGGTTTACAATTTCACCCAGAAGTAATACATACTCCATCTGGCAAAAAAATCTTAGAGAATTTTGTGTTTGGTATTTGCCACGCCAAAAAATCTTGGGAGACCAAATATTTACCTGAAACTTTAGGCAAGAGCGTAAAAAAAACGGTTGGTCAGAATAATGTGTTGTTGGCAGTTTCCGGCGGTGTCGATTCCACTGTTGTGGCAGCATTACTGCATCAGGCGTTGGGTAGCCAGCTTTATTGTGTGCATGTTGACCATGGTTTAATGCGTAAAGATGAGGTAAGTGAAATTAAGCGAATGTTTAAACATTTAAAGGTCAAAAATTTTAAAGTCGTAGATGCGTCAAATTTATTTTTACAGCGTTTAAAAAATGTATCTGACCCAGAACAAAAAAGAAAAATCATCGGGCATACTTTTATTGAAGTATTTGAAAAAGAAGCCAAGAGACTTAAACGTTCTGCTCATATAAGTTTTCTAGCCCAAGGTACCATTTATCCAGATCGTATTGAATCAGGCTCTACTTCCAAACAGGCTGCTAAAATTAAAAGTCATCATAATTTAACTTTGCCAAAAAGGATGCAGCTTAAAATTTTGGAGCCAATTAAAGATTTGTACAAAGATGAAGTTCGCGCTTTAGGCTTGCAGCTAGGGTTGCCGAAAGAATTTATCTATCGCCACCCATTTCCGGGCCCGGGTTTAGCAGTCCGAATCTTGGGGCCAGTTGATAAAGCTAAAGTAAAAATTTTACAAGAAGCTGACGCTATTTTTATTGATGAATTAAAGAAGCAAAAAGAGTATCACAAAATTGCTCAAGCGTTTGCGGCTTTATTTCCTGTCAAAGCGGTGGGGGTGATGGGGGATAGCCGCTCATATGAATATGTTATTTCCCTGCGCGCTGTTAGTACTACAGATTTTATGACGGCAGATTGGTACCGCATGAATGGCAATCTTTTATCGGATGTCTCCAACCGAATCGTCAATGAAGTTAGAGGTGTAAACAGGGTGGTTTATGACATTACTCAAAAACCCCCGGGAACAGTAGAGTATGAATAATTATGCCGGAACTTCCTGAAGTCGAAACTTTAGTTAAAGAACTACACCTTAAATTAAAGGGTAAAAAAATTAAAGCCATTGAGGTTAAAAAACCAAAAATGGTGAAATTGCCTTTGGCAAAATTCAAACATCAAATTGCTGGTAAAAAAATAGTATCAGTTACCAGGCGGGCGAAAATGATTATTGTTGATATTTCTGGGCCGGCTTTTTTACTAATTCATTTAAAAATGACTGGGCAGTTGGTGTTTTTAAGTAAGCGGGGTAAAAAAATATCTGGCGGACACCCTATTGGTGATTTGGGCGTATTACCAAATAAGTATTCCCATGTCATCTTAACCTTTACTGATGGCGCTAAGTTATTTTTTAATGATCAGCGCCAATTTGGCTGGCTGCGCATTGCCAATGATAAAGAGCTAAATTCAGTTTTAAAA from Candidatus Buchananbacteria bacterium CG10_big_fil_rev_8_21_14_0_10_42_9 includes these protein-coding regions:
- a CDS encoding DUF1653 domain-containing protein, which encodes MNKLSFGKHRHYKGKDYEVIALDKHRETLEDLVVYKSLYGNNQIWVRPLKMFLEKVEYQGKQVHRFKKISK
- a CDS encoding glutamine-hydrolyzing GMP synthase yields the protein MIVILNFGGQYIHLIARRVREMGVYSEIVPHNISAQKLKSLKPEGIILSGGPASVYAKNAPQPNKAIFKLGIPMLGICYGHQLIARYNGAHVDPSALGRFGKIQMTVNNKSGLLKSLKGKEQVWFSNYDVVTAVPKTFKVTAKTTSCPVAVMESQSKKQYGLQFHPEVIHTPSGKKILENFVFGICHAKKSWETKYLPETLGKSVKKTVGQNNVLLAVSGGVDSTVVAALLHQALGSQLYCVHVDHGLMRKDEVSEIKRMFKHLKVKNFKVVDASNLFLQRLKNVSDPEQKRKIIGHTFIEVFEKEAKRLKRSAHISFLAQGTIYPDRIESGSTSKQAAKIKSHHNLTLPKRMQLKILEPIKDLYKDEVRALGLQLGLPKEFIYRHPFPGPGLAVRILGPVDKAKVKILQEADAIFIDELKKQKEYHKIAQAFAALFPVKAVGVMGDSRSYEYVISLRAVSTTDFMTADWYRMNGNLLSDVSNRIVNEVRGVNRVVYDITQKPPGTVEYE